The nucleotide window CAAAATGTGTATACAGCATAAGTGGTCTCCTGAGTTGTATCACAATACAAGCACCATCAGGGAATCgacacaagaagagagagagagagagagagagagagagagagagagagagagagagagagagagagagagagagagactcataagTTACCAGGGGTGGGAAGCAAACTCTAAAATCTACCCTGCTAATGTTCTGGTTGTACTTCAGTTTTGGGAGTAAACAAACTCACAGCAGAATGACAAACTGGTAAAAAGTACACACTCTGAAATCAGTCCTCCATACTCCGTCTTCCAAAGGTCACTACTGCACTTCACTGTCACTTCTCAGTTCAGCCCTGCACTTCACTGTCACTTCTCAGTTCAGCCCTGCACTTCACTGTCACTTCTCAGTTCAGACCTGCACTTCACTGTCACTTGTCAGTTCAGACCTGCACTTCACTGTCACTTCTCAGTTCAGACCTGCACTTCACTGTCACTTCTCAGTTCAGCCCTGCACTTCACTGTCACTTCTCAGTTCAGCCCTGCACTTCACTGTCACTTCTCAGTTCAGCCCTGCACTTCACTGTCACTTCTCAGTTCAGCCCTGCACTTCACTGTCACTTCTCTGGTCAGACCTGCACTTCACTGTCACTTCTCAGTTCAGACCTGCACTTCACTGTCACTTCTCAGTTCAGCCCTGCACTTCACTGTCACTTCTCAGTTCAGCCCTGCACTTCACTGTCACTTCTCAGTTCAGCCCTGCACTTCACTGTCACTTCTCAGTTCAGACCTGCACTTCACTGTCACTTCTCAGTTCAGCCCTGCACTTCACTGTCACTTCTCAGTTCAGACCTGCACTTCACTGTCACTTCTCAGTTCAGCCCTGCACTTCACTGTCACTTCTCAGTTCAGCCCTGCACTTCACTGTCACTTCTCAGTTCAGCCCTGCACTTCACCGTCACTTCTCAATTCAGACCTGCACTTCACTGTCACTTCCCAGTTCAGCCCTGCACTTCACTGTCACTTCTCGGTTCAGCCCTGCACTTCACTGTCACTTCTCAGTTCAGACCTGCACTTCACTGTCACTTCTCAGTTCAGACCTGCACTTCACTGTCACTTCTCTAGTCAGCCCTGCACTTCACTGTCACTTCTCAGTTCAGCCCTGCACTTCACTGTCACTTCAGTTCAGCCCTGCACTTCACTGTCACTTCTCTGGTCAGACCTGCACTTCACTGTCACTTCTCTGGTCAGACCTGCACTTCACTGTCACTTCTCAGTTCAGCCCTGCACTTCACTGTCACTTCAGTTCAGCCCTGCACTTCACTGTCACTTCTCTGGTCAGACCTGCACTTCACTGTCACTTCTCTGGTCAGACCTGCACTTCACTGTCACTTCTCAGTTCAGCCCTGCACTTCACTGTCACTTCTCAGTTCAGCCCTGCACTTCACTGTCACTTCTCTGGTCAGACCTGCACTTCACTGTCACTTCTCTGGTCAGACCTGCACTTCACTGTCACTTCTCTGGTCGGTCCTGCACTTCACTGTCACTTCTCAGTTCAGACCTGCACTTCACTGTCACTTCTCTGGTCGGTCCTGCACTTCACTGTCACTTCTCAGTTCAGCCCTGCACTTCACTGTCACTTCTCAGTTCAGCCCTGCACTTCACTGTCACTTCTCTGGTCGGTCCTGCACTTCACTGTCACTTCTCAGTTCAGCCCTGCACTTCACTGTCACTTCTCTGGTCGGTCCTGGACTGCAGTGTCACTTCTGAGGTTGGCAAAACCGTCGTTGCACTCAAATGGACACTCTCGGCGACTTCTGCGGACGACCATCGCTCGGCGCAGCACGGACAGGAAGTGGCCGGACGCTCTGGTCGGCCCGTCTCTCTCGTCCTCCGTGAACGTCTGCGGGCTTCTGTCGGTCACCATGGTGACCAGCGGTTCCACCTTTGGCTTGAACCGCTGTCCGCCGGGAACGAACTGCTGAGCTGCGTTCAGTGATAGGGCCTTGGTGTCTGAAATCATACAGACATAAGACACTGATGGTGTCTGAAATCATACAGAAATAAGACACTGATGGTGTCTGAAATcatacagaaatagagagagagaatacagaacactttttaacgattttttaatctctttttttctcttctcatgattccttcctttgactggataaagcgcgaggtactagtgaatcttgaaggccttgcctcttgtcaAATGTATGAATTTGGTTGTAAATGGTTTCTTCTATGTGGTGAAATATTCTAAGGAGTCAAAGTGCTATCATTGATGTATTTGGACTTTAAAAACGCTATGAGGAGCTCTTGGAGTCGCGAGATATGATGAGGAATGGGGCAAGTGCGTTGGGTGTTtagaaaaagtgggggtgggggtgggttgatgAAGGACGGAGAGTTTGTGAGGGAGAAAGAACTGATTAATTTGTGGTTTTACGTGCTTCATTTCTTAGTTTTGGGTGTTACATACTTTTACGATTTTAGGAATGTGAAACGTTAATTGAATGTCGTACTGTCTCATGCTATCCTGTTGCCCACATGCCATTTTCCATGTATGGACATGTGAGGACATGAAACTGGTTTaactgtttgattgattgattgactgattggtcaTATTCAGTGCATGAAGAGATTGACGTCATATCTCACGTCCACCAAAAAATGAACACATTATCCAACTGAACAGCGCAGAAACTAGCTGCAGGAAAACAGTCATGATATAGGACAAACACAGGGAGAAAAAGCTATGATTATTAGTACTACCAAAAGCGAGTTTAGAAAATTGACTTCGCGATCTTATCAAGAACGACTGGAATGAGATAAAAGCAAATCATGCAAGTGAGTCAGTCAAGCAGACAAGCCGAAGATGGCTGCAATAAATCTGAGCAAGAGAAAGTGGAAGACGAGAGTCGGgcaaggtgggagggagggagtgagtgtgggggagagagagaggggggagagagagagatggatggatagcTAAAATGTGAGACATTAAATCTTATCCGTATGTGGAAAtcaatgaaagaagaaatgatgataacATCTGTGGTCGTGATGTCGTTAAAACGGCATGTAGGACGATCGCATTGTGAGGACAGCAGCAAAGAGAGAAATAGTTTGTCTTGAaacgaagaggatgaggaagaaacgaagaggatgaggaagaaacgaagaggatgaggaagaaacgAAAAGGATATGGAAGAAACGAGTGGAAGAaacgaagaggatgaggaagaaacgaagaggatgaggaagaaacgaagaggatatggaagaaacgaagaggatgaggaagaaacgAGGATATGGAAGAaacgaagaggatgaggaagaaacgaagaggatatggaagaaacgaagaggatatggaagaaacgaagaggatgaggaagaaacaaagaggatgaggaagaaacgaagaggatatggaagaaacgaagaggatgaggaagaaacgaagaggatgaggaagaaacgaagaggatgaggaagaaacgaagaggatatggaagaaacgaagaggatatggaagaaacgaagaggatgtggaagaaacgaagaggatgaggaagaaacgaagaggatatggaagaaacgaagaggatgaggaagaaacaaagaggatgaggaagaaacgaagaggatatggaagaaacgaagaggatgaggaagaaacgaagaggatgaggaagaaacaaagaggatgaggaagaaacgAAGAGGATATGGAAGAAACGAAGAGGATATGGAAGAAACGAAGACGATATGGAAGAaacgaagaggatgaggaagaaacgaagatgaggaagaaacgaagaggatgaggaagaaacgaagaggatgaggaagaaacgaagaggatgaggaagaaacgaagaggatgaggaagaacaCGGGGATCTCTGACGCGCGGCACCTCAAGCACAGTAAGCTCTCCGCGCTGTACATTAATAAAACTCGGAAGCAataggttattaaaaaaaaaaggacaaaaaaaaaaaaaaatcgaaatacgTAATttcaaaacacgcacgcacgcatgcacgtacacagacagacacagacacacacacacacacacacacaaacgacaaagGCAGCAAACTACTCAGCAGTGTGAAAGCAAGATAACAAGATAACGGACTACAAAAACTGCTTTGAAAAACAGGTTTTTGATGTCATCTGAAAGTTGAAGgtcacgacagaaaaaaaaagatttgttgaTATCATTTGAAAGTTGAAGGTGATGGCAGAAAAAGGTCTTTGATGCTATTTGAAAGTGGAAGATTGACGTGAAAAACGTTTTTGATCATTTCGAAGCTGATGGAGACGATGCAAAACTGTTTATATCTTTTGAAAGCTGTGGGTCATATGAAAAAAAGACTGAGGGTTTTTGATGGTTTTTGAAAGCTGATGGTGACATAAAAAAAGGTTTCTGATGTCTTTTGAAAGCTGAGGGCAACGTAaaaaaacagtttaaaaaaaaagtcttttgaaAGCTGATGGGACATGAAAAGGGTTTCTGATGTTTTTGTGAAAGCTGAGGGTGACGTAAAAAACGGTTTTTGATATCTTTTGAAAGCTGAGAATGACTTTTAAATggttaaaaaaatcttttgaaaGCTGAGAATGACTGAAAAACGGTTTTTGTTATCTTTTGAAAGCTGAAGGTGACGTAAAAAcggtttttaaaatatattttttatatcttttGAAAGCTGAgagtgacgtaaaaaaaaaagtttttgatgtCTTTTGAAAGCTGAGGATGACGATGTTCTGTATACTGGCGAGCAGGCAGTTTCACACATGTAGGCCAGCATGGGAAAAAGCTATCTTTCCAGGAAGGGAAAAAGCTCTCTTTCCAGCAAGGGTTAACACTACCTTTCCAGCGAGGGATAACGCTACCTTTCCAGGATGGGAAAAAGCAGTCTTTCCAGCAAGGGAGAAAGCTATCTTTCCATCAATGGAAAAAGCTATCTTTCCAGCAAGGGAAAGAAACGATCTTTTCAGCAAGGGAGAAAGTTATCTTTCCAGCAAGGGAGAAAGCTTTCTTTCCAGCAAGGGAAAAAACCGATCTTTCCAACAGAGAAAAAAACGACCTTTCCAGCAAGGAAGAAAGCTGTCTTTCCAGTAAGGGGAAAAGCTCTATTTCCAGCGAGGGGAAAAGCTATCTTTctggaaaaggaaaaacaaacaaaccgatctTCCCAGCAAGGGGAAAAGCTATCTTTCCAGCAAGGGAAAAAGCTCTATTTCTAGCAAGAGATAAAGCTATGTTTCCAGCAAGGGGAAAAGCTACATTTCCAGCAAGGAAAAAAGATTCCTTTCCAGCAAGGGAAAAAGCTCTCTTTTCAGCAAGGGAAAAAGCGCAATTTCCAGCAAGGGAAAAAGATTCCTTTCCAGCAAGGGCAAAAAGCTCTCTTTCCAGCAAGAGATAATGCTATCTTTCCAGCAAAGAAGAAAGCTATCTTTCCAGCGAGGGGAAAACTATCTTTCCAGCAAGGGGAAAAAACTATCTTTCCAGCAAGGGATAAAGCTCTATTTCCAGCAAGGGAAAAAGCTATCTTTCCAGCAAGGGGAAAAAAGATATTTCCAGCAAAGGAAAAACTATCTTTCCAGCAAGGGAAAAAATCTTTCCAGCAGGGGAGAAAGCTATCTTTCCAGCTAGGGGAAAAGCTCTATTTAAAGCAAGGAAAAAGCTATCTTTccagcaaaggaaaaaaacattctTTCAAGCAAGGGAAAAAGCTCTATTTCCAGCAAGGGAAAAAGCTCTATTTCCAGCAAGGTTAAAAGCCCTATTTCCAGCAAGTGATAATGCTATCTTTCCAGCAAGGGAAAAAGCTACCTTTCCAGCAGAGGAGGAAGCTATCTTTCCAGGATGAAAAAAAGCCCAATTTCCAGCAAGGAAGAAAGTTCAATTTCCAGCAAATGAAAAAGCTATCTTAAGGGAAGAGAAAAAGCTCTCTttcaagcatgaaaaaaaaatgcaagggaTAACGCTATCTTTCAAGCAAGAGATAAAGCTATCTTTCCAGCATGGGAAAAAGCTGTCTTTCCAGCAAGGGATAACGCTATCTTCCCAACAAGGGAAAAAGCTCTATTTCCAGCAAGGGATAAAGTATTTTTCCAGCaaggcaaaaaaacccaaacaaccacaCCCCAACCCTGATCTTTCCAGCAAGGGATAACGCTTTCCAGAAAAGGAAAAAGCGATCTTTCTAGCAAAGGAAAAAGCTCTATTTCTGGCAAGGGAAAAAGCTCTGTTTCCAGCAAGTGGAAAAGCTATCTTTCCAGCAAAGGAAGAAAGTATTTTTCCAGCAAGGGATAACGCTATCTTTCCAGCAAGAGATAACGCTATCTTTCCAGCAAGGGATAAAGCTCTTTTCAGGAAGGGAAAAGGCCATCTTTCCAGCAAGGGGTAACGTTATTTTTCCAGGGAAGGAAAAAGCTATCTTTCCAGCGAGGGGGAAAGCTATCTTTCCATCAAGGGAAAAAGCTATCTTTCCAGCAACGAAGAAAGCTCTCTTTCCGGCAAGGGATAAGCTCTCTTTCCAGCAAGAGATAAAACTCTCTTTCCAGCAAAGGAAAAAGCTGTCTTTCCAGGAAGGGAGAAAGCTCTATTTCCAGCTACAGAAAAAGCCCATTCTAGCAAGGGGTAATGCTCTATTTCAAGCAAAAGATAAAGCTGTCTTTCCAGCGAGGGTTAAAGCTCTATTTCCAGCTAGGGAAATAGCTCTCTTTCTAGCAAGGGAAAAAGCTCTATTTCAAGCAAGGGATAAAGCTATTGTTCCAGCAAGGGAAAAAGCTCTTTTTCCAGCAAGGGAAAAGGGTCTTTTTCCAGCAAGGAAGAAAGCTATCTTTCCAGCAAGGGGAAAAGCTCTATTTCCAGCAAGGGATAACTATTTATTTCCAGCTGGGGTAAAAGCTCTCTTTCCAGCAAGGTATAAAACTATCTTTCCAACGAGGGAAAAAGCTATCTTTCGCGCGAGGGACAAAATCACGATTTCCAGCAAGGGATAACCCTATCTTTCCAGCAAGAGGAAAAAAGCTCTTTCCAGCATGAGAAAAAAACTATCTTTCCAGCAAGGGAAAGAATTATCTTTCCAGCAAGGGAAAGAATTATCTTCCCGGCAAGGGAAAAAGCTGTCTTTCCAAAAGACTTCTGATAGTGGCTCAACCAGACGTCTGACATCAGGAGATGAGTGAAAATGTCCACCTGACTAGAGATGTGAAGCTGTCTACTTGGTTAGAGATGTGAAGCTGTCTACCTGGCTAGAGATGTGAAGAAGTGAAGCTGTCTGCCTGACTGGAGATGTGAAGTTGTCTACCTGATGAGATATGAAGCTGTCTACCTGATGAGATGTGAAGTTGTCTACCTGACTTTGAGATGTAAAGCTGAgatgttgtctgcctgtctttgagATGTGGAATTGTCTACCTGATGAGACGTGAAGCTGTCTACCTGATAAGATGTGAAGCTGTCTGGAGATGTAAAGTTGTCTACATGACCAGAGATGTGACGTTGTCCTGCCTGACTTTGAGATGTGAAGCTGTCTACCTGATGAGATGTGAAGCTGTCTGGAGATGTAAAGTTGTCTACATGACCAGAAATGTGAAATTGTCTACCTGACTGGAGATGTGAAGTTGTCTACGGGACTGGAGAACGTGAAGTTGTCTTCCTGATTAGAGATGTGAAGTTGTCTATCTGTATGGAGATATGAATTGGAGACCAGAGATTTGAAGCTGTATATCTGAACGGAGATGTAGTCGTCTACCTGACTAGAGACATGAAGTTGTCTACCTGGAGATGTGAATCTGTTTACCTGACTAGAGATGTGACATTGTCTACCTGACCAGAGATGTGAAGATGTGGTACAAAGAATACGATGACTATTAATGTAGTTAGTGAGACATGACAGACATCAAGAATACGATGACTGTCCATGTAGTTAGTGAGACATGACAGACATCAAGAATACGATGACTGTCCATGTAGTTAGTGAGACATGACAGACATCAAGAATGCGATGACTGTTAATGAAGTTAGACATTACAGACCAAGTGACCTGTGATCACTTAGGAGTGAATGAACATGACTTACGAGAACTAATTTTGAAGTACATTTGTACAATATACCAGGTGACCAATGATCATTAAGAGTGAATGAATGTGACTTAAGAGAACTAATTCTAAAGCACGTTTGTACAATAATTATACCAAGTCGTTTTAGAGCATCAACGCTAAGGGGGAATAAGCGAAAGGGGAAAGCTTTTTTATCTCGAATttaaaactttgtgtgtgtggtttttttggttgtcaaCGGTCTATTTCTCGAAcataagaaaaagagacagacagaaaaaggaagaaagaaagacaaagagaaagagaggaaagaaatgacgataacgataatgagGGAAATAGAATAAGCGTGCAGACGCTTTTCACCCAACCCTGAGGGCGAAGAGAAAAATGACTTCAAAATGATCACAGAGTGATGGGTAGGATCACAGAAGTAGAGACagtttgcgcgcgcacacacacacacacacacacacacacacatacgagtcaGGTGACGGAAAGAGAAAGTTCCTTTCTAAACTGCACTTCCAAAAACATACCAAAACAAAATTCCTGTCTTGACCTTACCTTCCCTGTCTTGACGTTCCAGTTCAAACAGTCCTGACGTCAACAAGCTATAACGGCGCAGTTTATCGGACAAGTGCTAATGGTTTTTATCATTGATCAGAGTCATTATCCCGCCACACAAACCCGGATCTGGCGGTATGAACCTCTGCCTGCACTTCAACAGAGGGACTCGGTGCCCGCTTTCTCCGCCATGTGAACACTTGACGATTGGAAGTAGACTGCACAATGTTGTCCTCCGTGAacagttgggggaggggagggaagggggagggtggctAAGGAAGGCGAGGTTAGAATAGGGCTGAGGacattagggtgtgtgtgtgtgggggggggggcatagggctGAAGCCATTAAGGGTGGGATAGGGCTGAAGAcattaggggtggggtagggctgAAGACATTAGGGGTGGGATAGGGCTGAAGACAGGGGGATAAGGCTGAAGATATTAGGGGTGGGATAGGGCTGAAGATattaggggtggggtagggctgAAGATATTAGGGGTGGGATAGGGCTGAAGAcattaggggtggggtagggctgAAGAcattaggggtggggtagggctgAAGACATTAGGGGGATAGGGCTGAAGACATTAGGGGTGGGATAGGGCTGAAGACATTAGGGGTGGGATAGGGCTGAAGACATTAGGGGTGGGATAAGGCTGAAGAcattaggggtggggtagggctgAAGACATTAAGGGTGGGGTAGGGCTGAAGAcattaggggtggggtagggctgAAGATATTAGGGGTGGGATAGGGCTGAAGAcattaggggtggggtagggctgAAGACATTAGGGGTGGGATAGGGCTGAAGAcattaggggtggggtagggctgAAGACATTAGGGGGATAAGGCTGAAGAcattaggggtggggtagggctgAAGACATTAGGGGTGGGGTAGGCTGAAAAACATTAGGGGTGGGGTAGGCTGAAGACATTAGGGGTGGGGTAGGCTGAAGACATTAGGGGGATATGGGGACATTAGGGGGATATGGCTGAAGACatttggggtggggtagggctgAAGACTAGGGAGGCCCAAAGGAAGGTGAGATAGGGCTGTAGATATTGAGGGAGGGGCAAAGGAAGGTTAGATAGGGCTGTAGATATTGAGGGAGGGGCAAAGGAAGGTTAGATAGGGCTGTAGATATTGAGGGAGGGGCAAAGGAAGGTTAGATAGGGCTGTAGATATTGAGGGAGGGGTAAAGGAAGGTTAGATAGGGCTGTAGATATTGAGGGAGGGGCAAAGGAAGGTGGGATAGGGCTGTAGATATTGAGGGAGGGGCAAAGGAAGGTGGGATAGGGCTGTAGATATTGAGGGAGGGGCAAAGGAAGGTTAGATAGGGCTGTAGATATTGAGGGAGGGGCAAAGGAAGGTGGGATAGGGCTGTAGATATTGAGGGAGGGGCAAAGGAAGGTTAGATAGGGCTGCAGATATTGAGGGAGGGGCAAAGGAAGGTTGGATAGGGCTGTAGATATTGAGGGAGGGGCAAAGGAAGGTTAGATAGGGCTGTAGATATTGAGGGAGGGGCAAAGGAAGGTTAGATAGGGCTGTAGATATTGAGGGAGGGGTAAAGGAAGGTTAGATAGGGCTGTAGATATTGAGGGAGGGGCAAAGGAAGGTGGGATAGGGCTGTAGATATTGAGGGAGGGGCAAAGGAAGGTGGGATAGGGCTGTAGATATTGAGGGAGGGGCAAAGGAAGGTTAGATAGGGCTGTAGATATTGAGGGAGGGGCAAAGGAAGGTGGGATAGGGCTGTAGATATTGAGGGAGGGGCAAAGGAAGGTTAGATAGGGCTGTAGATATTGAGGGAGGGGCAAAGGAAGGTTAGATAGGGCTGTAGATATTGAGGGAGGGGCAAAGGAAGGTTAGATAGGGCTGTAGATATTGAGGGAGGGGCAAAGGAAGGTTAGATAGGGCTGTAGATATTGAGGGAGGGGCAAAGGAAGGTTAGATAGGGCTGTAGATATTGAGGGAGGGGCAAAGGAAGGTGAGATAGGGCTGTAGATATTGAGGGAGGCCCAAAAGAAGGTGACAGGGCTGTAGATATTGAGGGAGCCCCAAAGGAAGGACATGAGGGTGAaaatgtgtatatgtatttgtgccaatattttatgcattttacaattgatctaatatgcaatgggtacctgccggtttcgccgtacattatagtgtttgatgagtgtaatgggacaccaaaaaaaagcgcttcattgcaaatgtatgtaccttttccatttggttatttggcatgagtccccatatttccgctccatagttcaaggctggttcaatttgtgtgtcgaaaagtttccaaaaaagctgtgcgtcagtagAACGCTCTctcttgagtgattttataatttggattacaccttttttcccttttctatttgcttcatcccacgcagacgtcaaactatattttgttgtgaataacattcctaaatatgtattggttacttttatttccctatcaccatagcaccatttttcacgagtcgaaagatgacctccattgcggaaaactataatattggtcttatcgagatttactgttagttgtagtgtatctgtttcttgcttaatGGCATTTAATtaattttgtaaccctatgggtgtgtcagacaagggaacaacatcatcagcaaatagcattaagaacaattctgttgcgccaggtatcatttgtattccatgtctacccttctttgataactccactgccaattcattgatgaagaaggaaaacatctgtgggcttagcatacagccttgtttaacccctcttggacactgaaaaaagtctgaataaatacctttgtcacgaacacatacaagtacagaatcatgGATGCTTttcacagccatgtaaaacttcccatgtaccccgctctttcttagagtactccacaggatgtttgttcacagaatcaaatgcttttttgaaatctacgaatgctacgtatagcttagtcttacgtaagagatgcttttggactaaagcgtataaagtaaatatatggtcgacagtactataacctgttctaaagcccgcctgttcctctatgtttttttcttatataagagagagagagagaaagagaggggcgggggggggggggggggggggggggggggggcgaggtgtaCAGGGAGAGGTGAAGTTGTCCAGTCATTTTTACCCGCtcctagacagacaggcagacagacagacaagcaggcaggcaggcagacatacatacagacagacaggcaggcaggcagacagactggcacgcagcaggcagggaggcagaccgaccgaccgacaggcagcaggcagacagcagacagactttCTGAtcgacagacatgtagacagcaggcaggcagacctaccgaccgaccgacagtcagcaggtagacagactgacagacaggcagtaggcaggcagacagacagacagacagaccgaccggcaggcagacaggcagaaagaaaggttAGCAGGCAAGCagcaggctggcaggcaggcagaccgaccgacagacagacagacagacagatcagtctTACCCGTCCCCGTGAGAAGAAGGACCAAAGCCGACAGAACCAGTGTTGTCCTTCTCATTCTGAGTGTCTTTTTCAGACCGTTTCTCACACTGTCATTGGATGTTCGCGCCACGCTTCCTGCCCGTGCAGTCAACTTGTCTCCAACTAAATccggaaaaaataaaataaaataataaaataaaataaaaatacaagtTTCTGGATTCTTAAAACTATATAGTGCGTGCTCTTACGTAGCAGAAGAACATAAATTACCTAAATTACAAAgcgtgagaaagacagagggagaaacggaCGGAGGAATGGACTGAGTGagttggagagatagagagagagagggggaggtgggggagggagggaggggggggggtggagagggagagagagagagacagacagacacagagacagagagagagagagagagagagagtgagttactcatttaaggccatagccccatatgaacaatgGGCGATAACAGAGTTTAACAGAACACAACAAGCATAACCAGAAACCACACCAGTTAGGATACAAGTGTCTCTCTCAGTTGAAAAACACAATATAGAAACAAAGACTGCACATAGTTTCTTGATCAACCGTTGACATCAATAAACGTAATCGAAATAGACATGGCTAT belongs to Babylonia areolata isolate BAREFJ2019XMU chromosome 13, ASM4173473v1, whole genome shotgun sequence and includes:
- the LOC143288818 gene encoding uncharacterized protein LOC143288818, whose product is MRRTTLVLSALVLLLTGTDTKALSLNAAQQFVPGGQRFKPKVEPLVTMVTDRSPQTFTEDERDGPTRASGHFLSVLRRAMVVRRSRRECPFECNDGFANLRSDTAVQDRPEK